A single window of Colletes latitarsis isolate SP2378_abdomen chromosome 11, iyColLati1, whole genome shotgun sequence DNA harbors:
- the LOC143348206 gene encoding LOW QUALITY PROTEIN: uncharacterized protein LOC143348206 (The sequence of the model RefSeq protein was modified relative to this genomic sequence to represent the inferred CDS: substituted 1 base at 1 genomic stop codon) produces MLVSVDDITLFYLVTFFCLSSGILTTTISRDFQPSSSLQSPPVSYLPTPNTAFSKLSQHAVFVNQALGNGLEDAKSSGRGIPEIQTQQRFSFLKPLSIDLELPFQDETKSITNKQKLSKETQGSAETAIRRIPESSRPSSTLRLRATVENDPHVPRRTSYQVVEELDEYLTDDLDHARLPYRGKVQTTNPHRNSQDITTAIKALDRFLSGVLSDDGYNSELHPPPNPVLALILSRYGRYVLGARNSRVNAHMAVNNIHNNKPFGNYKIECEXLPTYDR; encoded by the exons ATGTTGGTCAGCGTAGACGATATTACTCTATTTTACCTG GTAACATTCTTCTGCCTGTCCAGTGGTATATTAACAACAACAATATCGCGGGATTTTCAACCGTCGTCGAGTTTACAGTCACCACCCGTTAGTTATCTTCCAACACCGAACACAGCATTTTCAAAACTTTCACAACACGCTGTTTTCGTCAACCAAGCTTTGGGCAATGGCTTGGAAGATGCTAAATCCTCAGGTAGAGGCATTCCTGAAATACAAACACAACAAAGGTTTTCGTTCTTGAAACCACTATCGATCGACCTCGAGTTACCTTTCCAAGACGAGACCAAATCGATTACGAATAAGCAAAA ATTATCGAAGGAAACTCAGGGGAGTGCTGAAACAGCAATTAGGAGAATTCCTGAGTCATCGAGACCGAGCAGTACGCTGAGACTGCGAGCAACTGTTGAGAATGATCCCCACGTTCCGCGACGGACGTCGTATCAAGTCGTAGAAGAGCTCGATGAATACCTAACGGATGATTTGGATCATGCCCGATTGCCTTATCGTGGGAAGGTTCAGACGACGAATCCCCATCGTAATTCGCAAGACATAACGACGGCCATCAAAGCCCTCGATCGCTTCCTGAGCGGGGTTCTAAGCGACGATGGTTACAACAGCGAATTACATCCACCGCCCAATCCTGTTTTAGCCCTCATCCTATCTCGATACGGACGATACGTGCTCGGAGCACGGAATTCTCGCGTGAACGCTCATATGGCCGTTAATAATATTCATAATAATAAACCTTTTGGCAACTATAAAATAGAATGCGAATAACTGCCCACTTACGATCGATAG
- the Mcm6 gene encoding minichromosome maintenance 6, giving the protein MDIGDVQSSSKRVLDEVGLKCQKLFQDFLEEFKEDGVVKYLEPAKELISPEHYTLEVTFDDVDEYNQVLSTTIVEEYYRVYPYLCQALSNFVKDVTDLRKDKECYVSFVEVPTRQKLRELNSAKLGTLIRISGQVIRTHPVHPELVLGTFICIDCNGVIKNVEQQFKFTNPTICHNPVCNNRRRFMLDVDNSVFVDFQKIRVQETQAELPKGCIPRSLEVILRSEAVETVQAGDRYDFTGTLIVIPDVGVMSIPGVKLNKSRRQKSADQGEGLTGLKSLGTRELTYKTAFLACSVTPTSFRFGGTETNMEEISQEMMKKRMTEAEWNRIYEMSRDKNLYQNLVNSLFSSIHGNDEVKKGITLMLFGGVGKTTLEGTSLRGDINCCIVGDPSTAKSQFLKSVAEITPRAIYTSGKASSAAGLTAAVVRDEESPDFVIEAGALMLADQGICCIDEFDKMEIRDQVAIHEAMEQQTISLAKAGVRATLNARTSILAAANPIGGRYDRKKSLQQNVQLTAPIMSRFDLFFIIVDECNEIVDNAIAKRIVDLHCDNWQDFEAVYSQSEIVRYINFAKHFKPILSQEAADYLVDSYTSLRQRTGSSSGKWRVTVRQLESLIRLSEAKAKLECLDEVSVKHVKEAKRLLSKSIVTVEQPDIDLEEPEDLNADVNIDDAPPLMAALNALDDDRTTDTPRTESTDKKKLTMSFEEYKSLSNMLVLYMRNEETRAETSPSDDTKGGLRKSELVAWYLDQIQDQIDSEEELLERKNFIEKIIDRLTYHDQIIIPLTTAELKRKGKQDEEEEDDPLLVVHPNYIIDV; this is encoded by the exons ATGGATATTGGGGATGTTCAAAGTTCCAGTAAACGTGTTCTGGATGAAGTTGGACTCAAATGCCAGAAATTATTTCAAGATTTCCTCGAAGA GTTTAAAGAAGATGGAGTCGTAAAGTATCTGGAGCCAGCAAAGGAACTCATAAGCCCAGAACATTACACCTTAGAAGTAACTTTTGACGATGTAGACGAATATAATCAAGTACTATCCACAACTATAGTCGAAGAATATTACAG gGTATACCCATATTTGTGCCAAGCATTGTCCAATTTTGTCAAAGATGTAACTGACTTAAGAAAAGATAAAGAATGTTACGTTAGTTTCGTAGAAGTTCCGACAAGGCAAAAGCTAAGGGAACTAAATTCAGCAAAATTAGGTACCCTGATACGAATATCGGGCCAAGTAATACGAACGCATCCGGTCCATCCGGAATTAGTTCTCGGAACGTTCATTTGCATAGATTGCAACGGTGTAATTAAAAATGTGgagcaacaatttaaa TTCACAAATCCGACAATTTGTCATAATCCGGTGTGTAATAATAGACGTCGTTTCATGCTGGACGTGGATAACTCAGTTTTCGTGGATTTTCAAAAGATTAGAGTGCAGGAAACACAAGCAGAGCTTCCTAAGGGATGCATTCCCCGGTCGCTCGAAGTTATTTTACGATCAGAAGCTGTAGAAACAGTACAGGCTGGAGATAG ATACGATTTTACGGGAACTCTTATAGTTATACCAGATGTTGGAGTTATGTCTATTCCTGGTGTAAAGCTCAATAAATCGAGACGACAAAAGTCTGCGGATCAAGGAGAAGGTCTAACAGGCCTGAAATCATTAGGAACCAGAGAACTCACGTACAAAACTGCGTTCCTAGCCTGTAGCGTCACGCCAACAAGCTTTAGA TTCGGTGGGACAGAAACAAACATGGAGGAGATATCTCAAGAAATGATGAAAAAACGAATGACAGAGGCGGAATGGAATCGCATATACGAAATGAGTCGTGATAAGAATCTGTACCAAAACCTCGTTAATAGTTTGTTTTCGTCGATACATGGCAACGATGAAGTTAAAAAGGGAATCACTTTGATGCTCTTCGGAGGGGTTGGAAAGACAACGTTAGAAGGCACTTCGTTGCGTGGCGACATAAATTGTTGCATAGTTGGGGACCCTAGCACAGCAAAGTCTCAATTTCTAAAGAGCGTCGCTGAAATCACTCCAAGAGCAATTTACACTTCCGGGAAAGCGTCTTCCGCGGCTGGGTTAACAGCGGCCGTAGTTAGAGACGAGGAATCGCCTGATTTTGTGATCGAAGCCGGTGCTTTGATGCTTGCCGATCAGGGTATTTGTTGTATCGACGAATTCGATAAAATGGAGATCAGAGATCAAGTCGCTATACACGAGGCCATGGAGCAGCAAACAATTTCATTGGCCAAG GCTGGTGTAAGAGCAACTTTGAATGCTCGAACATCGATATTAGCAGCGGCAAATCCCATTGGCGGGCGTTACGACAGGAAAAAGTCTTTGCAACAAAATGTTCAGTTAACGGCACCCATTATGTCCAGAttcgatttgttttttattataGTCGATGAATGTAACGAAATTGTCGATAACGCGATCGCTAAACGAATCGTTGATCTACACTGTGATAATTGGCAAGATTTCGAGGCTGTGTACTCGCAATCTGAAATCGTTAGATACATCAATTTTGCCAAACATTTTAAGCCTATATTAAGCCAG GAAGCTGCAGATTATTTAGTCGATAGTTATACGTCTCTTAGGCAAAGAACTGGTAGCAGTTCTGGAAAGTGGAGAGTCACTGTTCGACAGTTAGAAAGTCTTATCAGATTGTCAGAAGCAAAAGCTAAATTGGAGTGTTTAGATGAAGTTTCCGTGAAACACGTGAAAGAAGCAAAACGTTTATTAAGTAAAAGTATCGTGACTGTGGAACAGCCAGATATAGATTTAGAAGAACCCGAAGATTTAAATGCGGACGTCAATATAGATGATGCTCCGCCGCTTATGGCTGCTCTTAATGCGTTGGACGATGATAGGACAACCGACACGCctc GAACTGAAAGCACGGATAAAAAGAAGTTAACAATGTCCTTTGAAGAGTACAAAAGTTTATCTAATATGTTGGTATTATATATGAGGAACGAAGAAACTCGCGCTGAAACCTCTCCTTCAG ATGATACTAAAGGCGGACTAAGGAAGTCGGAACTAGTAGCCTGGTATCTTGATCAAATACAAGATCAAATAGATTCAGAGGAAGAACTATTGGAAAGgaaaaattttatcgaaaaaattaTCGACAGATTGACGTATCAT gaTCAAATTATCATTCCTCTTACAACGGCTGAACTTAAACGAAAGGGTAAGCaggacgaagaagaagaagatgatCCGTTGCTCGTTGTACACCCTAATTACATTATCGACGTCTAA
- the LOC143347572 gene encoding uncharacterized protein LOC143347572 isoform X2 produces MTVTPSTSDVADKAVSTDDGGSGMEVVRLEAVLAALVETKVEAIKASSLGKRSGSAPTSPRQLRLTSTSTASSSLNHHHQHRRKSHHHHHHYHHYHHHHQHHRKRHDSAPCDAFIEDDTEHHRHNSHHGKARRRASESPRRPKKKRKHSKSPNILHDVVQDVQTGLNSRFELFGMDGDQDLTLINFERTRETLSDSCEYPQLHRSACYFPQSTAQLKIHYDNDDNYVALNVADELEEEEILSGIEKVEEPREKYHRPRKKRKRKRHKVNNTGPREELVDPEELPPRARWTIVATACLLLAMSLLLVGVTLRMAPIIDDMGNGRRNSLSRTTRPRRASTSRRRDSVQPIKTEIKEVEKVAESVQDLEEARRHRRITVIILGTFLFLLVAAVLAVVVTLTHSTFSRSAIGSKDHRLSLRKENEELLNSLNRDFTVENTTMPP; encoded by the exons ATGACGGTGACTCCGTCTACTTCCGATGTGGCTGACAAGGCAGTATCGACGGACGATGGTGGCAGTGGAATGGAGGTGGTGCGTCTCGAAGCCGTCCTTGCTGCTTTGGTGGAAACAAAGGTGGAGGCGATCAAAGCTTCGAGTTTGGGCAAAAGGTCCGGCAGCGCGCCGACCAGTCCCCGACAGCTCAGGCTAACTTCCACCTCGACTGCCTCCTCCTCGCTGAATCATCACCATCAACATCGGAGGAAGAGCCATCATCATCACCACCACTATCATCATTACCACCATCACCATCAACATCATCGCAAGAGGCACGATTCCGCGCCGTGCGACGCGTTCATCGAAGATGACACGGAGCATCATCGACACAATTCCCATCATG gcaaagcaagacgaagagcgtCGGAAAGTCCGCGACGTCCAAAAAAGAAACGTAAACATTCGAAAAGCCCAAATATTCTTCACGACGTGGTCCAGGACGTTCAAACCGGTCTCAATTCGCGTTTCGAGCTTTTCGGAATGGACGGCGACCAAGATCTCACATTGATAAACTTTGAAAGGACTCGAGAAACTCTCAGCGATTCCTGCGAATATCCGCAGTTGCACCGAAGTGCCTGCTACTTTCCCCAAAGTACAGCTCAATT AAAGATCCACTACGACAACGACGACAACTACGTGGCGTTAAACGTAGCTGACGAGTTAGAAGAAGAAGAGATCCTGAGTGGGATCGAGAAGGTCGAGGAACCTCGGGAGAAGTATCATCGACCCCGCAAAAAGCGGAAACGGAAACGGCATAAGGTTAACAACACGGGTCCTCGAGAGGAGCTCGTGGATCCCGAGGAACTTCCTCCGCGAGCACGTTGGACGATCGTCGCGACAGCTTGTCTGCTTCTTGCTATGTCTTTGCTGTTGGTTGGAGTGACCCTGAGGATGGCACCAATCATAGACGACATGG GCAATGGTAGAAGAAATAGCTTGAGCAGAACAACGAGACCACGAAGAGCAAGCACGTCTCGTAGGAGGGATTCCGTTCAGCCTATAAAAACCGAGATAAAGGAAGTGGAAAAGGTCGCGGAAAGTGTTCAGGATTTAGAGGAAGCGAGACGCCATCGAAGAATCACCGTAATCATCCTGGGAACGTTTCTTTTCCTCCTGGTGGCGGCGGTTCTCGCCGTGGTAGTTACTTTAACGCACAGCACATTCTCAAGATCCGCCAttggctcgaaggaccaccgaCTTTCAT
- the LOC143347572 gene encoding uncharacterized protein LOC143347572 isoform X1, translating to MTVTPSTSDVADKAVSTDDGGSGMEVVRLEAVLAALVETKVEAIKASSLGKRSGSAPTSPRQLRLTSTSTASSSLNHHHQHRRKSHHHHHHYHHYHHHHQHHRKRHDSAPCDAFIEDDTEHHRHNSHHGKARRRASESPRRPKKKRKHSKSPNILHDVVQDVQTGLNSRFELFGMDGDQDLTLINFERTRETLSDSCEYPQLHRSACYFPQSTAQLKIHYDNDDNYVALNVADELEEEEILSGIEKVEEPREKYHRPRKKRKRKRHKVNNTGPREELVDPEELPPRARWTIVATACLLLAMSLLLVGVTLRMAPIIDDMVRKENEELLNSLNRDFTVENTTMPP from the exons ATGACGGTGACTCCGTCTACTTCCGATGTGGCTGACAAGGCAGTATCGACGGACGATGGTGGCAGTGGAATGGAGGTGGTGCGTCTCGAAGCCGTCCTTGCTGCTTTGGTGGAAACAAAGGTGGAGGCGATCAAAGCTTCGAGTTTGGGCAAAAGGTCCGGCAGCGCGCCGACCAGTCCCCGACAGCTCAGGCTAACTTCCACCTCGACTGCCTCCTCCTCGCTGAATCATCACCATCAACATCGGAGGAAGAGCCATCATCATCACCACCACTATCATCATTACCACCATCACCATCAACATCATCGCAAGAGGCACGATTCCGCGCCGTGCGACGCGTTCATCGAAGATGACACGGAGCATCATCGACACAATTCCCATCATG gcaaagcaagacgaagagcgtCGGAAAGTCCGCGACGTCCAAAAAAGAAACGTAAACATTCGAAAAGCCCAAATATTCTTCACGACGTGGTCCAGGACGTTCAAACCGGTCTCAATTCGCGTTTCGAGCTTTTCGGAATGGACGGCGACCAAGATCTCACATTGATAAACTTTGAAAGGACTCGAGAAACTCTCAGCGATTCCTGCGAATATCCGCAGTTGCACCGAAGTGCCTGCTACTTTCCCCAAAGTACAGCTCAATT AAAGATCCACTACGACAACGACGACAACTACGTGGCGTTAAACGTAGCTGACGAGTTAGAAGAAGAAGAGATCCTGAGTGGGATCGAGAAGGTCGAGGAACCTCGGGAGAAGTATCATCGACCCCGCAAAAAGCGGAAACGGAAACGGCATAAGGTTAACAACACGGGTCCTCGAGAGGAGCTCGTGGATCCCGAGGAACTTCCTCCGCGAGCACGTTGGACGATCGTCGCGACAGCTTGTCTGCTTCTTGCTATGTCTTTGCTGTTGGTTGGAGTGACCCTGAGGATGGCACCAATCATAGACGACATGG